ACGTCTCCGGCACGACGGAAGCGGTCTGGATGCGGATGTCGGGAGGGAGAAGGGCGTTTCCGCCGCGAACGATCGTCTCGAGGTCCCGCACGCCGGAGTCGGCGAAGTCGACGACCTGCTCCCGGGCATGGACGCCGGCGTCGGTGCGTCCGGCCGCCCGCAGCCGGACCGGCTCCTGGAGGATCTTCGCGAGCGCACCCTCCATCGCCGCCTGGACCGTCGTCCCGTTGGGCTGGATCTGCCACCCGGCGTACGCCGTCCCGTCGTAGGAGACCGTCAGCTTTACGCGCCGCGCCGTTCCGCTTTGTCCGGGATCTTCCACCCTTGCCCCTTCAAATGAGAACCGGGAGCGGGGGGACCCCCCCGCTCCCGGCGGCCGTTGCGTCGTTGCGGACCACCCGCGGTTTATACGCGGGCGGGCTGCAGGTACTTCTGGGCGAGCACCTCGGCGATCTGCACCGCGTTCAGCGCCGCGCCCTTGCGGAGCTGGTCGCCGCACACCCACAGGTTGAGGCTGTTCTCGGCGCTGTCGTCCTCGCGGATGCGGCCGACGTAGCAGTCGTCCTTCCCCGCGCAGAACAGCGGCATCGGGTAGACGTTGTTTCCCGGGTCGTCCATCACCTGGCACCCGGGGAACTTCGCGATCAGCTCCCGCGCCTTCTCCCGCGTGATCTTCCTCGCGAACTGCGCGTTGATCGAGATCGAGTGGGCGGTCAGGACCGGCACGCGCACCGTGGTGCAGGTGACGCGCAGGTCGGGGATCCCCATGATCTTGCGCCCCTCGTTGGTCATCTTCATCTCTTCCTTGGTGTAGCCGTTCTCCAGGAAGGCGTCGATGTGCGGGATGACGTTGAAGGCGATCTGGTGCTTGAACGCCGCCACCTCCAGCGACTCGCCCTTCGCAAACGCCTTCGTCTGCGCGATCAGCTCCGCCATCGCCTTGGCGCCGGCCCCCGAGGTGGCCTGGTATGAGGACGCCACGACCCGCGTCAGCGTGCCGAAGTCGTGCAGCGGCTTGAGCGGCATGATCGAGATGATCGTCGTGCAGTTCGGGTTGGCGATGATCCCGCGCTTCGTGTACATCCCGATCGCTTCCGGGTTGATCTCCGGCACCACCAGCGGGATGTCCGGCTCCATCCGGAACGCGGAGGAGTTGTCGACCACCACGGCGCCGGCCGCCCACGCCGCCGGGGCGAACTCCTTGCTCCGCGACGCGCCAGCCGAGAACAGGGCGATGTCGATCCCCTGGAAGGCGTCCTTGGAGAGAAGCTCCACGGGGAACTCCTGTCCGGCGAACTTGAGCTTCTTCCCCACCGACCGCTCGGATGCGAGGAGCCGGAGGTTCTTGATCGGGAACTTCCGCTCCGCGAGGATCTGCAGGAACACCTCACCCACCGCCCCGGTCGCGCCGGCGACGGCCACGTTGAACCGCTTGCCGCTCATCGCGTCACCCCTTTGGACAATTTCCGGACGGCGTCCCGGACCCGCTCGCCCATCTCGGTCGTGCCGACCTTATTCCCCTCGCCTTCGCGGAAGATGTCCCCGGTCCGGAATCCGTCGGCGAGAACCCGTGTGACCGCGCCCTCGATCCAGGCGGCCTCCCCGGGCATGTCAAACGAATATTTTAGCATCATCCCGACGGAAAGTATCGTCGCCAGCGGGTTGGCGACCCCCTTCCCCGCGATGTCGGGCGCGCTGCCGTGGATCGGCTCGAACAGCCCCACCTTGCCGCCGAGCGACGCGGAGGGGAGCATCCCGATCGAGCCGGTGATCATGGACGCCTCGTCGGTCAGGATGTCGCCGAACAGGTTCGTGGTCACGATGACGTCGAACTGGCGCGGGTTGCGGATGAGCTGCATCGCGCAGTTGTCCACGAGCATGTGGGAGAGCGCGACGTCCGGGTACTCCTTCGCCCCCACCTCGGAGACGACCTTGCGCCACAGCTCGGTCGCCTCCAGGACGTTCGACTTGTCCACCGACATGACCTTCCGGGTGCGCTTGCGCGCCAGTTCGAAGGCGACCCGGGCCACCCGCTCGATCTCCGGGCGCGTGTACACTTCCGTGTTGATCCCGGTCTCCACCCCGTTGACCATGGACACGCCCCGCGGCTCGCCGAAGTAGATCCCGCCGGTCAATTCGCGCACCACCATGAGGTCGATCCCCTCGACCAGCTCCCGCCGCAGCGGGGAGGCGTCGAGGAGGGGCGCGAAGACCACCGCGGGACGCAGGTTGGCGAACAGCCCCAGCTCCTTCCTTAAGCCCAGGAGCGCCCGCTCGGGACGGACGGCGAACGGGAGGACGTCCCATTTCGGGCCGCCCACCGCTCCCAGCAGCACCGCGTCGGACGCCTTCGCCAGCGCCAGGGCGTTCGGGGCCATCGGGACCCCGTGCACGTCGTACGAGGAGCCGCCCAGCAGCTCCTCCTGCGTCTCGAACATCTTCCTCCCGGCGATCTCCTCGAGGGTCCGCAGGACGGCAAGCCCCTCCCGCACGACCTCCGGGCCGATCCCGTCGCCCGGGAACACGCAGATCTTCTTCGCGGCCATCAGCTCCCCTTCTTCCGGGTCTTGATGTAGTTCAGCAGGCCCCCGGCGGCGACCAGCTCCTGCATGAAGGGGGGGATCGGGGAGAACCGGAACTCCTTCCCCTTCGTCTCGTTCCGCAGGATCCCCTTCTCCATGTCCACGGAGATCCGGTCCCCCGTCTCGATCGCGTCGACCGCCTCCGGCGCCTCGAAGATCGGCAGCCCCATGTTGAAGGCGTTCCGGTAGAAGATCCGCGCGAACGACCGGGCGACGACCGCCGAGGCGCCCGACGCCTTGATGGAGATGGGGGCGTGCTCGCGCGAGGAGCCGCACCCGAAATTCTTCCCCGCCACGATGAAGTCGCCCGGGGACACCTTTCCGGCGTACGACGCGTCGATGTCCTCCATGCAGTGCCGCGCCAGCTCCGCCGGGTCGGAGCTGTTCAGGTACCGCGCGGGGATGATGACATCCGTGTCGACGTCGTCCCCGTACTTCCACGCCTTTCCCGAAAGGATCATGGGAGCTCCTCCGGCCCGCCGATCCGCCCCAGCACCGCGGACGCCGCGGCCACCGCGGGGTTGGCGAGGTACACCTCGCTCTCGGGGTGTCCCATGCGCCCCACGAAGTTGCGGTTGGTCGTCGCGATCGCGCGCTCCCCCTTGGCGAGGATCCCCATGTGCCCGCCCAGGCACGGTCCGCACGT
The nucleotide sequence above comes from candidate division KSB1 bacterium. Encoded proteins:
- the leuD gene encoding 3-isopropylmalate dehydratase small subunit; this encodes MILSGKAWKYGDDVDTDVIIPARYLNSSDPAELARHCMEDIDASYAGKVSPGDFIVAGKNFGCGSSREHAPISIKASGASAVVARSFARIFYRNAFNMGLPIFEAPEAVDAIETGDRISVDMEKGILRNETKGKEFRFSPIPPFMQELVAAGGLLNYIKTRKKGS
- the leuB gene encoding 3-isopropylmalate dehydrogenase codes for the protein MAAKKICVFPGDGIGPEVVREGLAVLRTLEEIAGRKMFETQEELLGGSSYDVHGVPMAPNALALAKASDAVLLGAVGGPKWDVLPFAVRPERALLGLRKELGLFANLRPAVVFAPLLDASPLRRELVEGIDLMVVRELTGGIYFGEPRGVSMVNGVETGINTEVYTRPEIERVARVAFELARKRTRKVMSVDKSNVLEATELWRKVVSEVGAKEYPDVALSHMLVDNCAMQLIRNPRQFDVIVTTNLFGDILTDEASMITGSIGMLPSASLGGKVGLFEPIHGSAPDIAGKGVANPLATILSVGMMLKYSFDMPGEAAWIEGAVTRVLADGFRTGDIFREGEGNKVGTTEMGERVRDAVRKLSKGVTR
- a CDS encoding aspartate-semialdehyde dehydrogenase; the protein is MSGKRFNVAVAGATGAVGEVFLQILAERKFPIKNLRLLASERSVGKKLKFAGQEFPVELLSKDAFQGIDIALFSAGASRSKEFAPAAWAAGAVVVDNSSAFRMEPDIPLVVPEINPEAIGMYTKRGIIANPNCTTIISIMPLKPLHDFGTLTRVVASSYQATSGAGAKAMAELIAQTKAFAKGESLEVAAFKHQIAFNVIPHIDAFLENGYTKEEMKMTNEGRKIMGIPDLRVTCTTVRVPVLTAHSISINAQFARKITREKARELIAKFPGCQVMDDPGNNVYPMPLFCAGKDDCYVGRIREDDSAENSLNLWVCGDQLRKGAALNAVQIAEVLAQKYLQPARV